One window of Planctomycetota bacterium genomic DNA carries:
- the kdsA gene encoding 3-deoxy-8-phosphooctulonate synthase, with protein sequence MPDLFVIAGPCVIESRDVCLQVGQAVKAACERAGVDYVFKASFDKANRSSASSYRGPGVDEGLDILRDVGQELGVRTVTDVHEPQHPATAAEVVDVLQVPAFLARQTSLLTACGKTGKIVNIKKGQFMAPSEMATAVDKVKAAGESEVWLTERGTFFGYGRLVNDFGGLRTMAQTGCPVVFDATHSTQTPASLGGKSGGDPTLAPILARAAVAAGVDGVFIECHPDPTNAKSDAASMMLLDDVPRLIDELAGLATLRTSWQGG encoded by the coding sequence GTGCCCGACCTCTTCGTCATCGCCGGCCCGTGTGTGATCGAGTCGCGCGACGTCTGCCTCCAGGTCGGCCAGGCCGTCAAGGCGGCGTGTGAGCGGGCGGGCGTCGACTACGTTTTCAAAGCCAGCTTTGACAAGGCGAATCGTTCGTCCGCGTCGAGCTATCGCGGGCCGGGCGTCGACGAGGGCCTCGACATCCTCCGTGACGTCGGTCAGGAGCTCGGCGTGCGGACCGTGACCGACGTGCACGAGCCACAGCACCCGGCGACGGCGGCGGAGGTGGTCGACGTGTTGCAGGTGCCCGCCTTCCTCGCGCGGCAGACGAGCCTGCTGACCGCGTGCGGCAAGACTGGCAAGATCGTGAACATCAAGAAAGGCCAGTTCATGGCACCGTCCGAGATGGCGACGGCCGTCGATAAGGTGAAGGCGGCGGGCGAGAGTGAGGTCTGGCTCACCGAACGCGGCACCTTCTTCGGCTACGGCAGGCTGGTCAACGATTTCGGCGGGCTGCGGACGATGGCACAGACCGGTTGCCCCGTGGTCTTCGACGCGACGCACTCCACGCAGACGCCCGCAAGCCTCGGCGGCAAGAGCGGCGGCGACCCGACGTTGGCACCGATCCTCGCCCGCGCGGCCGTCGCGGCAGGCGTCGACGGTGTCTTCATCGAATGCCACCCCGATCCCACGAACGCCAAGAGCGACGCCGCCAGCATGATGCTGCTTGACGACGTGCCGCGGCTCATCGACGAGCTGGCCGGGTTGGCGACGCTGCGGACGTCGTGGCAGGGCGGCTAG
- a CDS encoding prepilin-type N-terminal cleavage/methylation domain-containing protein → MRRGFTLVELLVVIGIIALLVGVLLPTLSRARSSAAQVKCATQVKQLGEAWVLFANDNKGRAVPHSVFAPNLEDVTGVQGTNLFWWSSKVNVPYREQQEFALFSPYFDNVNDILVCPEWVVREVTAVDELILRAEGFPPPEMSYGYNGLLLSVRDFRQELPPAQQTPGNYIGLNLGTIDDPTRKVTFADGADFDSVTGLKPHPEANLYPPLGVAGPPTTITGPAQAPPNVHGRHGDGSANVAFADGHVELVPVTLYEEMDPVNFAFPQDDATIIRKIGYLDPNTDNIRENDLMFVR, encoded by the coding sequence ATGCGACGCGGCTTCACGTTGGTCGAGCTCCTGGTCGTCATCGGCATCATTGCGCTCCTCGTCGGCGTCCTGTTGCCGACGCTGTCGCGTGCCAGAAGCTCTGCCGCGCAGGTGAAGTGTGCCACTCAGGTCAAACAGCTTGGGGAGGCATGGGTTCTGTTTGCCAACGACAACAAGGGGCGGGCCGTGCCCCACAGCGTGTTCGCGCCGAATCTGGAGGACGTCACAGGCGTGCAGGGGACAAACCTGTTCTGGTGGTCGTCGAAGGTCAACGTGCCCTACCGCGAGCAGCAGGAGTTCGCGCTCTTTTCCCCCTACTTCGACAACGTGAACGACATTCTCGTCTGTCCCGAGTGGGTGGTGCGCGAGGTCACGGCCGTCGACGAACTCATTCTTCGAGCAGAAGGTTTTCCGCCGCCGGAGATGTCCTACGGATACAACGGGCTGCTGCTGAGCGTGCGCGATTTCCGGCAAGAACTGCCGCCCGCACAGCAGACGCCGGGCAACTACATCGGTCTCAATCTGGGAACGATCGACGATCCGACCCGCAAGGTCACGTTTGCCGACGGGGCAGACTTCGACTCAGTCACCGGCCTCAAGCCCCATCCCGAGGCCAACCTCTATCCGCCGCTAGGTGTTGCTGGCCCACCGACGACGATCACCGGCCCGGCTCAGGCACCGCCCAACGTCCACGGCCGACACGGCGATGGGTCGGCCAACGTCGCGTTTGCGGACGGACACGTCGAGCTGGTCCCCGTCACGTTGTATGAGGAGATGGACCCGGTCAACTTTGCCTTCCCGCAAGACGACGCGACCATCATCCGCAAGATCGGATACCTCGACCCCAACACGGACAACATTCGCGAGAACGATCTGATGTTTGTTCGATGA